The following are encoded together in the Streptomyces rapamycinicus NRRL 5491 genome:
- the argC gene encoding N-acetyl-gamma-glutamyl-phosphate reductase, whose translation MAIRAAVAGASGYAGGELLRLLLAHPEVEIGTLTGNSNAGQPLAGLQPHLLPLAGRVLEPTTAEALAGHDVVFLALPHGQSAAVAEQLGDQVLVVDCGADFRLKDAADWERFYGSPHAGTWPYGLPELPGARAALEGTKRIAVPGCYPTAVSLALFPAYAAGLLEPEAVIVAASGTSGAGKAPKPHLLGSEVMGSMSPYGVGGGHRHTPEMIQNLSAAAGERVSVSFTPTLAPMPRGILATCSAKARPGVTAESLRAAYDKALRDEPFATLLPEGQWPSTAAVYGSNAALLQVAHDEAAGRALVISAIDNLTKGTAGGAVQSMNIALGLPEELGLSTIGVAP comes from the coding sequence ATGGCCATACGTGCTGCGGTGGCGGGCGCGAGCGGATACGCGGGCGGGGAACTGCTGCGGCTGCTGCTCGCCCACCCGGAGGTGGAGATCGGCACCCTGACCGGCAACTCCAACGCCGGGCAGCCCCTCGCCGGGCTGCAGCCCCATCTGCTCCCGCTGGCCGGGCGAGTGCTCGAGCCCACCACCGCCGAGGCGCTGGCCGGGCATGACGTGGTCTTCCTGGCGCTGCCGCACGGGCAGTCCGCCGCCGTGGCCGAGCAGCTCGGCGACCAGGTCCTGGTCGTCGACTGCGGCGCCGACTTCCGGCTGAAGGACGCGGCGGACTGGGAGCGGTTCTACGGTTCGCCGCACGCCGGCACCTGGCCCTACGGCCTGCCCGAGCTGCCCGGCGCCCGCGCCGCGCTGGAGGGCACCAAGCGCATCGCGGTGCCGGGCTGCTACCCCACCGCCGTCTCCCTCGCGCTCTTCCCGGCGTACGCGGCCGGGCTGCTGGAGCCCGAGGCGGTCATCGTCGCCGCCTCCGGGACCTCGGGCGCGGGCAAGGCGCCCAAGCCGCATCTGCTGGGCAGCGAGGTCATGGGCTCGATGAGTCCGTACGGCGTCGGCGGCGGCCACCGGCACACCCCCGAGATGATCCAGAACCTGTCCGCCGCGGCGGGGGAGCGGGTGTCGGTCTCCTTCACCCCGACCCTCGCCCCGATGCCCCGCGGCATCCTCGCCACCTGCAGCGCCAAGGCCAGGCCCGGGGTCACCGCGGAGAGCCTGCGCGCCGCGTACGACAAGGCGCTGCGGGACGAACCGTTCGCCACCCTCCTCCCCGAGGGCCAGTGGCCCTCCACCGCCGCCGTGTACGGATCCAACGCCGCGCTGCTCCAGGTCGCCCATGACGAGGCGGCCGGCCGCGCCCTCGTGATCAGCGCCATCGACAACCTGACCAAGGGCACCGCGGGCGGCGCGGTGCAGAGCATGAACATCGCCCTCGGCCTCCCCGAGGAGCTGGGACTTTCCACGATCGGAGTCGCTCCATGA
- a CDS encoding SDR family NAD(P)-dependent oxidoreductase translates to MGKLDGRTALITGGSEGLGRAIATAFAAEGADLVLLARDPDKLAKAAHELSGEQVTVHTLAVDLADVPAMPDAIARLDVDIDILVNNVGLARMKPLADVTLDDVEAMVTLNLTAPFRLIQLLLTSLVAAQGTVINMSSYWANTMVADRPSSMYSATRGAIESLTRALANELGPSGVRVNAIAPGSVATPTFDRQYLGPMAPEQRTDYERYVRRAYPIGRIGRMEEIANAALYLASDQSSWTTGAVLQVDGGLALR, encoded by the coding sequence ATGGGAAAGCTTGACGGGCGCACGGCGCTGATCACGGGGGGCAGCGAAGGGCTCGGGCGCGCGATCGCCACGGCATTCGCCGCGGAGGGGGCCGACCTGGTGCTGCTTGCCCGCGACCCGGACAAGCTGGCGAAGGCGGCTCACGAACTGAGCGGCGAGCAGGTCACGGTGCATACTCTTGCCGTGGACCTGGCCGACGTGCCGGCGATGCCCGATGCGATCGCTCGGCTCGATGTCGATATCGACATCCTCGTCAACAACGTCGGCCTGGCCCGCATGAAACCGCTGGCCGACGTCACGCTCGACGACGTGGAGGCCATGGTGACCTTGAATCTCACCGCGCCCTTCCGCCTCATTCAGCTCCTGCTGACCTCTCTTGTCGCGGCGCAGGGCACCGTCATCAACATGTCCAGCTACTGGGCCAACACCATGGTCGCCGACCGCCCCTCCAGCATGTACTCGGCGACCAGGGGGGCCATCGAGTCCCTCACCCGCGCCCTCGCCAACGAGCTGGGCCCCAGCGGTGTGCGGGTCAACGCCATTGCTCCCGGTTCCGTGGCCACACCCACCTTCGACCGCCAGTACCTCGGCCCGATGGCACCCGAGCAACGCACCGACTACGAGCGGTACGTACGGCGCGCCTACCCCATCGGACGCATCGGCCGCATGGAAGAGATCGCGAACGCGGCCCTCTACCTTGCCTCCGACCAGTCGTCCTGGACGACCGGTGCCGTCCTCCAGGTGGACGGGGGTCTCGCTCTTCGGTGA
- a CDS encoding TetR/AcrR family transcriptional regulator, with translation MPDTETPARADALRNRELLIKVARHAVAELGLGVSVNEIVRRAGLGQATFYRRFASREELLSAVLGDVLDEVLDGLRQAAEADPAKGLRDALRLLVEHQARHRGLFELLNDHPGAATEVHADSQARVREQLRHIGERAQEAGAMHPDARWQDLPFLAGSLAATSPSCLGIDADDNLTDRLLGTVLAGLRAGAARI, from the coding sequence ATGCCCGACACAGAAACCCCCGCGCGCGCCGACGCCCTGCGCAACCGCGAACTTCTGATCAAGGTCGCCCGGCACGCGGTGGCCGAGTTGGGCCTGGGGGTGTCGGTGAACGAGATCGTGCGACGTGCCGGACTGGGCCAAGCGACGTTCTACCGTCGCTTCGCCTCCCGCGAGGAACTGCTCTCGGCCGTGCTCGGTGACGTACTCGACGAAGTCCTCGACGGCCTCCGACAAGCCGCCGAAGCGGACCCCGCGAAGGGGCTGCGAGACGCGCTGCGCCTTCTCGTGGAGCACCAGGCACGCCACCGCGGCCTCTTCGAGCTCCTCAACGACCATCCAGGAGCGGCGACAGAAGTCCATGCCGACAGCCAGGCGCGAGTACGCGAGCAACTCCGCCACATCGGCGAGCGCGCCCAGGAAGCGGGAGCCATGCACCCTGACGCGCGATGGCAGGACCTACCCTTCCTCGCGGGCTCACTCGCGGCGACATCCCCTTCCTGCCTCGGCATCGACGCCGACGACAACCTGACCGACCGATTGCTCGGCACGGTGCTCGCCGGCCTTCGGGCGGGAGCCGCCCGTATCTGA
- a CDS encoding NADP-dependent oxidoreductase — protein sequence MKRVSFAEFGGPDVLQLIAAEEPHAGPGQIRVAVRAAGVNPVDWRIREGQVLGAHPVELPSGVGLDASGVVDEVGEGVEGVETGDRVFGEGSSTYAEFAVLSAWARMPEGLTFEEAAGYPSVVETALRVIREVGVRSGQTLLVSGASGGVGSAVLQIARDRGITVIGTAGAANQDYLRSLGAVPTTYGEGWAERVRRLGRVDAALDLAGSGVIRELVELTGDPRKVISIADLGAPELGVRFSGVAGSVPEALAEAVDLISRGKLHIPVEKSYPLAEAAAAHIDSQAGHTRGRRVIVI from the coding sequence ATGAAGAGAGTGAGCTTCGCCGAGTTCGGCGGTCCGGATGTTCTGCAACTCATAGCCGCCGAGGAGCCCCACGCGGGCCCCGGCCAGATACGCGTCGCCGTGCGGGCGGCAGGCGTGAACCCCGTCGACTGGCGGATCCGTGAAGGCCAGGTACTGGGGGCCCATCCGGTCGAGCTGCCCTCCGGGGTCGGGCTGGACGCCTCCGGGGTGGTGGACGAGGTCGGCGAGGGTGTCGAAGGGGTCGAGACCGGCGACCGTGTGTTCGGCGAGGGGTCGAGCACCTATGCCGAGTTCGCGGTGCTGTCGGCCTGGGCCCGGATGCCCGAGGGGCTGACGTTCGAGGAGGCCGCCGGGTACCCCTCCGTGGTGGAGACCGCGCTGCGCGTCATCCGCGAGGTCGGTGTGCGGTCCGGGCAGACGCTGCTGGTCAGCGGCGCGTCCGGGGGAGTCGGCTCGGCGGTGCTGCAGATCGCCCGCGACCGCGGCATCACGGTGATCGGCACGGCCGGGGCCGCGAACCAGGACTATCTGCGGAGCCTGGGCGCCGTCCCCACGACATACGGCGAGGGCTGGGCCGAGCGGGTGCGGCGGCTCGGCCGGGTCGACGCGGCGCTCGATCTGGCCGGTTCGGGGGTGATCCGCGAGCTCGTCGAGCTGACGGGGGATCCGCGGAAGGTGATCTCCATCGCCGATCTCGGCGCGCCGGAGCTCGGTGTCCGGTTCTCCGGCGTGGCCGGGAGCGTGCCGGAAGCGCTCGCCGAGGCCGTCGACCTCATCTCGCGGGGGAAGCTCCACATCCCGGTCGAGAAGTCATATCCGCTCGCCGAGGCCGCGGCGGCGCACATCGACAGCCAAGCCGGTCATACGCGCGGGCGCCGGGTCATCGTCATCTGA
- a CDS encoding TetR/AcrR family transcriptional regulator → MTVPPGRRERKKAATRQKIADAALRLFLERGYDAVGIRDVAAEADVAVTTLFSHFASKEALVFEQDQDFEQRLTAAVTGRAPHEPLLPALRREIHALVRHCTADGTAPIWHMIDASPALREYEESMRLRHAESLATAIAADPGRSQTTTACRTIARFVIDAYALAREAADPEAAVDEVFRMIEAAWEVASPSRRT, encoded by the coding sequence ATGACCGTGCCGCCCGGGCGCCGTGAGCGCAAGAAGGCCGCGACCCGCCAGAAGATCGCCGATGCCGCCCTGCGGCTCTTCCTGGAACGCGGGTACGACGCGGTGGGCATCCGTGACGTGGCCGCCGAGGCCGACGTGGCCGTCACCACGCTCTTCTCCCACTTCGCCTCGAAAGAGGCCCTGGTGTTCGAGCAGGACCAGGACTTCGAGCAACGCCTCACGGCGGCGGTCACCGGCCGGGCGCCGCACGAACCGCTCCTCCCCGCGCTGCGCCGCGAGATCCATGCCCTGGTGCGCCATTGCACGGCGGACGGCACCGCCCCGATCTGGCACATGATCGACGCATCACCCGCCCTGCGGGAGTACGAGGAGTCGATGCGGCTGCGCCATGCGGAGTCGCTGGCGACGGCCATCGCCGCCGATCCCGGCCGGTCACAGACCACCACGGCCTGCCGGACGATCGCGAGGTTCGTGATCGACGCCTATGCGCTGGCCCGTGAGGCGGCCGATCCGGAGGCCGCGGTGGACGAGGTCTTCCGGATGATCGAGGCGGCCTGGGAGGTCGCCTCGCCTTCTCGGCGTACGTGA
- a CDS encoding PP2C family protein-serine/threonine phosphatase — protein sequence MPLEMLPVAVAEHAASAGIGQVLIYLVDVRRRVLRRLTASGAVGPEGGQPEELKVEGTVPGRAYQYGEMLPAAPAEPGRHQWWVPLLNGTERIGLLRVTTVTDDARAREDMKLLSALVALIVVSKRDFSDAFARLVGSEAMTIAAEMQWRLMPQTTYADGRVAISAVMEPAFDISGDAYDYATDGPMVRLAVFDAMGHDTAAGLTANLALGACRNARRRRADLVRTGERVDEALVEQFQGNHYATGILADLDTRGGELRWVSFGHHPPLIIRGGRWTTHLRCPPGLPLGMGLELDATLCREQLQPGDRLVFYTDGITEARRPGGREFGLTRFVDFLIRRHADGLPVPETLRRLVGAVMAHHDGRLQDDATVLLCEWLGPVPGPTDQAAALMGVPAT from the coding sequence ATGCCGCTGGAGATGCTGCCGGTCGCCGTGGCCGAACACGCGGCGTCCGCCGGTATCGGCCAGGTGCTGATCTACCTGGTCGATGTGCGGCGGCGCGTACTGCGGCGGCTGACCGCCTCGGGCGCCGTGGGGCCGGAGGGCGGCCAACCGGAGGAGCTGAAGGTAGAGGGCACCGTGCCGGGCCGGGCCTACCAGTACGGGGAGATGCTGCCCGCGGCCCCCGCCGAGCCGGGCCGCCACCAGTGGTGGGTGCCGCTGCTGAACGGCACCGAGCGCATCGGTCTGCTGCGGGTCACCACGGTCACCGACGACGCACGGGCCCGCGAGGACATGAAACTGCTCTCCGCCCTCGTGGCGCTCATCGTGGTCAGCAAGCGCGACTTCAGCGACGCCTTCGCCCGGCTGGTGGGCAGCGAGGCGATGACCATCGCGGCCGAAATGCAGTGGCGGCTGATGCCACAGACCACCTACGCGGACGGCCGGGTGGCCATCTCCGCCGTCATGGAGCCGGCGTTCGACATCAGCGGGGACGCGTACGACTACGCCACCGACGGACCGATGGTGCGCCTGGCGGTCTTCGACGCGATGGGCCACGACACCGCGGCCGGGCTGACCGCCAACCTCGCCCTGGGAGCGTGCCGCAACGCCCGCCGCCGCCGCGCCGACCTGGTGCGGACCGGCGAGAGGGTCGACGAGGCGCTGGTCGAGCAGTTCCAGGGAAACCACTACGCCACCGGCATCCTGGCCGATCTGGACACCCGCGGCGGAGAGCTGCGCTGGGTCAGCTTCGGCCATCACCCGCCGCTGATCATCCGCGGCGGCCGCTGGACCACGCATCTGCGGTGCCCGCCGGGCCTCCCCCTGGGCATGGGGCTGGAACTGGACGCCACGCTGTGCCGCGAACAGCTCCAGCCCGGCGACCGCCTCGTGTTCTACACCGACGGCATCACCGAGGCGCGGCGCCCCGGCGGCCGCGAATTCGGCCTGACCCGGTTCGTCGACTTCCTCATCCGGCGGCACGCCGACGGGCTGCCCGTTCCGGAGACGCTGCGCCGCCTGGTCGGCGCCGTCATGGCCCACCACGACGGCCGCCTACAGGACGACGCCACCGTCCTGCTCTGCGAATGGCTGGGCCCGGTGCCCGGCCCCACCGATCAGGCCGCCGCCCTGATGGGCGTCCCCGCCACATAG
- a CDS encoding NADP-dependent isocitrate dehydrogenase has product MTDSTIIYTHTDEAPALATYSFLPVIEAYASTAGVGVESRDISLAGRIIAQFPEHLEEGQRIPDALAELGDLAKTPEANIIKLPNISASIPQLKAAVAELQQQGYALPDYPDDPKTDEERKIRARYDKVKGSAVNPVLREGNSDRRAPASVKNYARANPHRMGAWTADSKTNVSHMDTDDFRSTEKSVVIPEDGSLRIELAGDDGSTTVLRESVPVLAGEVVDASVMRVAALREFLSAQVARAKAEGVLFSLHLKATMMKVSDPIVFGHGVRAFFPKTFAEHGETLAAAGLTPNDGLGGILKGLEALPEGAAIKASFDAELAEGPELAMVDSDRGITNLHVPSDVIVDASMPAMIRTSGHMWGPDGEEHDTLAVIPDSSYAGIYQAVIDDCRAHGAFDPATMGSVPNVGLMAQKAEEYGSHDKTFEIPTTGTVRVLDGAGNAVIEQVVGAGDIFRMCQTKDVPIQDWVKLAVTRARATGDPAVFWLDEGRAHDANLIEKVKAYLPEHDTEGLDIRILAPVEAIKLSLERIRRGEDTISVTGNVLRDYLTDLFPILELGTSAKMLSVVPLINGGGLFETGAGGSAPKHVQQLVKENYLRWDSLGEFLALAVSFEHLAQKTGNARAQVLADTLDRATGTFLAENKSPSRRVGGIDNRGSHFYLALYWAQELAKQTDDADLAKAFAQLADTLSTQEQTIVDELLAVQGSPADIGGYYRPDTAKAAAVMRPSATLNQALATLG; this is encoded by the coding sequence GTGACTGACTCGACCATCATCTATACGCACACGGACGAGGCCCCTGCCCTCGCGACGTACTCGTTCCTGCCGGTGATCGAGGCGTATGCCTCCACCGCCGGGGTCGGCGTGGAGAGCCGGGACATCTCCCTGGCGGGCCGGATCATCGCCCAGTTCCCCGAGCACCTGGAAGAGGGCCAGCGCATCCCCGACGCCCTCGCCGAGCTGGGTGACCTCGCCAAGACCCCCGAGGCCAACATCATCAAGTTGCCGAACATCTCGGCCTCGATCCCGCAGCTGAAGGCCGCGGTCGCCGAGCTGCAGCAGCAGGGCTACGCGCTGCCGGACTACCCGGACGACCCGAAGACCGACGAGGAGCGGAAGATCCGCGCCCGTTACGACAAGGTCAAGGGCTCCGCGGTGAACCCGGTGCTGCGCGAGGGCAACTCCGACCGCCGCGCCCCCGCCTCGGTGAAGAACTACGCCAGGGCCAATCCGCACCGCATGGGCGCCTGGACGGCCGATTCCAAGACCAATGTGTCCCATATGGACACCGACGACTTCCGCTCCACCGAGAAGTCCGTGGTGATCCCGGAGGACGGCTCGCTGCGCATCGAGCTGGCGGGCGACGACGGCTCCACCACCGTGCTGCGCGAGTCCGTACCGGTGCTGGCGGGCGAGGTCGTGGACGCCTCCGTGATGCGCGTCGCGGCGCTGCGCGAGTTCCTCTCGGCGCAGGTGGCCCGCGCCAAGGCGGAGGGCGTGCTGTTCTCCCTGCACCTGAAGGCCACGATGATGAAGGTCTCCGACCCGATCGTCTTCGGCCACGGCGTACGTGCCTTCTTCCCCAAGACCTTCGCCGAGCACGGTGAGACCCTCGCCGCCGCCGGTCTGACCCCGAACGACGGTCTGGGCGGCATCCTCAAGGGCCTGGAGGCCCTGCCCGAGGGCGCGGCGATCAAGGCGTCCTTCGACGCCGAGCTGGCCGAGGGCCCGGAGCTGGCCATGGTCGACTCCGACCGCGGCATCACCAACCTGCATGTGCCGTCCGACGTCATCGTCGACGCCTCCATGCCAGCCATGATCCGTACCTCCGGCCACATGTGGGGCCCGGACGGCGAGGAGCACGACACCCTCGCGGTGATCCCGGACAGCAGCTACGCCGGGATCTACCAGGCCGTCATCGACGACTGCCGCGCCCACGGCGCCTTCGACCCGGCCACGATGGGCTCGGTGCCCAACGTCGGCCTGATGGCGCAGAAGGCCGAGGAGTACGGCAGCCACGACAAGACCTTCGAGATCCCCACCACGGGCACCGTCCGCGTCCTGGACGGGGCGGGCAACGCGGTCATCGAGCAGGTCGTCGGCGCCGGTGACATCTTCCGGATGTGCCAGACCAAGGACGTGCCGATCCAGGACTGGGTCAAGCTGGCCGTCACCCGCGCCCGCGCCACCGGCGACCCGGCCGTCTTCTGGCTGGACGAGGGCCGCGCCCACGACGCCAACCTCATCGAGAAGGTCAAGGCGTACCTGCCGGAGCACGACACCGAGGGCCTGGACATCAGGATCCTGGCCCCGGTCGAGGCGATCAAGCTCTCCCTCGAGCGGATCCGCCGCGGCGAGGACACGATCTCGGTCACCGGCAACGTCCTGCGTGACTACCTGACCGACCTGTTCCCGATCCTGGAGCTGGGCACCAGCGCCAAGATGCTCTCGGTCGTCCCGCTGATCAACGGCGGCGGTCTGTTCGAGACCGGCGCGGGCGGCTCGGCGCCCAAGCACGTCCAGCAGCTGGTCAAGGAGAACTACCTGCGCTGGGACAGCCTGGGCGAGTTCCTGGCCCTCGCGGTCAGCTTCGAGCACCTCGCGCAGAAGACGGGCAACGCGCGGGCCCAGGTCCTCGCCGACACCCTCGACCGGGCGACCGGCACCTTCCTGGCCGAGAACAAGTCGCCCAGCCGTCGCGTAGGCGGTATCGACAACCGCGGCAGCCACTTCTACCTGGCCCTGTACTGGGCCCAGGAGCTGGCCAAGCAGACCGACGACGCCGACCTGGCCAAGGCGTTCGCCCAGCTCGCCGACACGCTCTCCACTCAGGAGCAGACGATCGTCGACGAGCTGCTCGCGGTCCAGGGCTCCCCGGCCGACATCGGCGGCTACTACCGGCCCGACACCGCCAAGGCCGCGGCCGTCATGCGCCCGTCCGCGACCCTCAACCAGGCCCTCGCCACCCTCGGCTGA
- a CDS encoding GNAT family N-acetyltransferase, with translation MTLRGARVVLRPTVPSDVPSLAAIRATPEVYARWRGGADLVAAVREDLAEPGAEQLTIECEGAVIGFIQWSSEADPDYRHASIDIYLDPAVHGRGLGTDAVRTLARHLIDDHGHHRIVIDPAADNAAAIRCYGKVGFRPVGVMRSYERGADGTWHDGLLMDLLAGELTP, from the coding sequence ATGACTCTGCGGGGCGCGCGGGTGGTACTGCGCCCCACCGTCCCTTCCGATGTTCCCTCCCTGGCCGCGATCCGCGCCACGCCCGAGGTGTACGCGCGCTGGCGGGGCGGCGCGGACCTGGTGGCGGCGGTGCGCGAGGATCTGGCCGAGCCCGGCGCGGAACAGCTGACCATCGAGTGTGAGGGCGCGGTGATCGGCTTCATCCAGTGGTCGTCCGAGGCCGATCCGGACTACCGTCACGCGAGCATCGACATCTATCTGGACCCGGCGGTGCACGGCCGCGGGCTGGGCACCGACGCCGTACGCACCCTGGCCCGCCATCTGATCGACGACCACGGCCACCACCGCATCGTGATCGACCCGGCCGCCGACAACGCCGCCGCGATCCGGTGCTACGGCAAGGTCGGCTTCCGGCCCGTCGGTGTCATGCGGTCCTACGAGCGCGGCGCCGACGGTACGTGGCACGACGGCCTGCTGATGGATCTGCTGGCCGGGGAGCTCACGCCGTGA
- a CDS encoding histidine phosphatase family protein, which translates to MTFRLTLVAAGRSSSRLGERFGDDRPLDSEGRLAAERAAPGLLPLAAAELRYCSPSTRSRETGDALGFTPLVQLALRDCDMGRWAGRSLAHVMAREPTEVDAWLGDPRSAPHGGESLHAFIMRIGGWLDTRPAEDHAKMVAVADPGVVRAALMYAIKAPPHCYWNVDIRPLSTVTLTGRAGEWRLRVDGA; encoded by the coding sequence ATGACGTTTCGGCTGACGCTGGTCGCCGCCGGCCGTAGCTCCTCCCGGCTGGGGGAGCGTTTCGGCGATGACCGGCCGCTGGATTCGGAGGGCCGACTCGCCGCCGAGCGCGCGGCCCCCGGGCTGCTGCCGCTGGCCGCGGCGGAGCTGCGCTACTGCTCGCCGTCGACCCGTAGCCGGGAGACCGGTGATGCGCTGGGCTTCACGCCACTGGTCCAACTCGCCCTGCGCGACTGCGACATGGGCCGCTGGGCGGGCCGCTCCCTCGCCCATGTGATGGCGCGCGAGCCCACGGAGGTGGATGCCTGGCTCGGCGATCCGCGTTCCGCACCGCACGGCGGGGAGTCGCTGCACGCGTTCATCATGCGGATCGGCGGCTGGCTGGACACCCGTCCGGCCGAGGACCACGCCAAGATGGTGGCCGTGGCCGACCCCGGGGTGGTCCGCGCCGCCCTGATGTACGCGATCAAGGCGCCGCCGCACTGCTACTGGAACGTCGACATCCGTCCGCTCTCCACGGTCACCCTCACCGGCCGGGCGGGCGAGTGGCGGCTGCGCGTGGACGGTGCGTGA
- a CDS encoding PLP-dependent aminotransferase family protein, whose amino-acid sequence MQQRSSVAELAESLRRDLDRYSPGEKLPSSRALVERHRVSPVTVSRALAALAAEGLVVTRPGAGAFRADRPRAGASRPGDTSWQEVALSVETAGESVPRSVDASGVLATLVGPPPGILEFNNGYLHSSLQPERALAAALARAGRRPGAWGRPPVEGLPELRAWFAREIGGPAGALGAADVLVTAGGQSALTTALRALAPPGAPVLVESPTYPGILAAARASGLRPVPVPVDADGVRPDLLAEALRATGARVFVCQPLFQNPTGAMLSAGRRREVLAIARAAGAFVVEDDFARRLVHEDALPLPATLAADDPDGAVVHVCSLTKATSPSLRVGALAARGPVLERLRAIQVVDSFFVPRPLQETALELVGAPSWARHLRTVAAELHTRREALVTAVRRELPALELRHVPPGGYHLWLRLPQGTDEAALASAALRAGVAVAPGRPYFCAEPPAPHVRLSFASVAGTGELAEGVRRLRTAWEEALAGG is encoded by the coding sequence ATGCAACAGCGTAGCAGTGTGGCCGAACTCGCGGAATCGCTGCGGAGAGATCTGGACCGCTACTCACCTGGAGAGAAGCTGCCGTCCAGTCGGGCCCTGGTCGAGCGTCACCGGGTGAGCCCGGTGACCGTCTCCCGCGCCCTCGCCGCGCTGGCCGCCGAAGGGCTGGTGGTCACCCGCCCAGGCGCCGGTGCCTTCCGCGCCGACCGGCCACGGGCCGGGGCGTCACGGCCGGGCGACACCTCCTGGCAGGAGGTCGCGCTGAGCGTGGAGACGGCCGGTGAATCGGTGCCGCGCTCGGTGGACGCCTCCGGCGTCCTGGCCACGCTCGTCGGCCCGCCGCCCGGGATCCTGGAGTTCAACAACGGCTATCTGCACTCGTCCCTCCAGCCGGAACGGGCGCTGGCCGCCGCCCTGGCCCGCGCCGGGCGGCGGCCGGGGGCGTGGGGCCGCCCGCCGGTGGAGGGGCTCCCCGAGCTGCGCGCCTGGTTCGCCCGGGAGATCGGCGGTCCGGCCGGGGCCCTCGGCGCCGCCGACGTCCTGGTCACCGCGGGCGGCCAGTCCGCGCTCACCACCGCGCTGCGCGCCCTCGCCCCGCCCGGCGCGCCCGTCCTCGTCGAATCCCCGACCTACCCCGGGATTCTCGCCGCCGCCCGCGCCTCCGGGCTGCGCCCCGTCCCGGTCCCGGTGGACGCCGACGGGGTACGCCCCGATCTGCTCGCCGAGGCGCTGCGGGCGACCGGCGCCCGGGTCTTCGTCTGCCAGCCGCTGTTCCAGAACCCCACCGGCGCGATGCTCTCCGCCGGGCGGCGCCGCGAGGTGCTCGCGATCGCGCGTGCGGCGGGGGCGTTCGTGGTGGAGGACGACTTCGCGCGCCGGCTCGTCCATGAGGACGCTCTTCCGCTGCCCGCCACCCTCGCCGCCGACGACCCCGACGGGGCGGTGGTCCACGTCTGCTCGCTCACCAAGGCCACCTCGCCCAGCCTGCGGGTGGGCGCCCTCGCGGCCCGCGGCCCCGTGCTGGAGCGGCTGCGCGCGATCCAGGTGGTCGACAGCTTCTTCGTGCCCCGCCCGCTCCAGGAGACCGCCCTGGAACTGGTCGGCGCGCCCTCCTGGGCCCGTCATCTGCGCACCGTGGCCGCCGAGCTGCACACCCGCCGCGAGGCGCTCGTCACCGCCGTACGGCGGGAGCTGCCCGCGCTCGAGCTGCGCCATGTCCCGCCCGGCGGCTACCACCTGTGGCTGCGGCTGCCCCAGGGCACCGACGAGGCCGCCCTCGCCTCCGCCGCGCTGCGCGCCGGGGTCGCCGTCGCCCCCGGCCGCCCGTACTTCTGCGCCGAACCGCCCGCGCCGCATGTGCGGCTGAGCTTCGCGTCGGTGGCGGGCACCGGCGAACTGGCCGAGGGGGTGCGGCGGTTGCGCACCGCGTGGGAGGAGGCGCTGGCGGGGGGTTAG